Genomic window (Psychromonas sp. L1A2):
GCACATCATCAAGAGAGATATGATGAGTATTTTGCTTACTAGAAATGGTTCTTTTTGGAACAGAGCCATCAATAATTAATTGATCTGATTCAGCATTTTTGGCTACTGAGTTTTTCGCCGTATTAACATTAGCTTTTACCGCAGGTGTCCACTTCATTTCAGTCTTTTGCGATACAATCGGCAAAGGCTCAGTGTTAAAATCAATCTCACTCACTAAGCTATCGTAACGTGGGTTTTGTTTTTCAGGTATTGCATGTATTAGCTCTGCCACAGAAGGAATATATGGTATTGGTTTAACTGCTTCAACCGTCGGTTTAAATAACAAAAACACCACTATAGTTAGTAATATAACAATCACTAACAACGCAGCTACCATCATTGACTTCCAAATAGTATCTGTTGATTTATCAACAACAACAGGTTGATTTTGTTCTTTATTTTTTTCTAATGCTTTTAATATGGTGGACATAATGCCTCTACAATAATGAAGGTATTGTTGTATCTAACTGCTGCACTAAAGGCATTAATGTTTGTCGACCAACAATGCCATCCGCAACTAAATTATTATTATTTTGGAACTCAATCACTGTATTTTTCAATTTCCAATCAAAGCGACTTTTAGGGTTTTCAGATACCCCATACACTCGATTTAATTGTTTAGATAACCATAATACTCTATCGCCTTTTTCACCAAATTTTAATGGTTTAGTAATATCAAAAGGAACTTGCCATAATAGCGTTAATTCGCCAGTCCAATACTCGGTTAACCATGAACGATTTACTTCTATCTTTTGTTTACCAATCAATAGTTCATATTCTTTATTTACTTTATAAAGTACCGCATAAACAGAATCCTCATCACTCACGAGTTCGATAACAGCAGGGTAATTGAGTTGCTCTAACTTTTGTAAGGACGTGTTCTCTGAATAACATTGTAATGAGGCTGTATCGCCTTCTGCACAGCTTGCCTGATCTAAACTAACCTCATAACCCCATATGGCATAAAGTGTTTTTAGGGCATTTGAAAACTCGCCATTACTTAAATCTAACTCGGGATAATTATCAAACCAAGATAAGTTATTAAAAGAAGTACTAACCGCTCTAGACTGTACAGGCACAGTATGAGATAAATTAAACTCACTTATTGTTTCAATTGATTCTCTTGGTTGATTAAAATTATGAAATATTTTAGGAGCTTGTATAGCTGTAAACGCGGTTAAAATAACGAGTAGTAAAATTCGCCATCCTTGCTTAAACGATCTACCTTCATTTTTATCATTAAGACTTAAATCAATTTCTTTTACAGCTAAATCAATCATTTTAGCCGTCACTTTAGGTGAATTTTGACTATATGCACAAAGCATACTGCGGTCACAAATTAAATTAATTAATCTTGGTACACCACGACTATACTTAAATATGCGTTTAAGTAATTTTGTTTCAAAAATAGGGGTAGTTGCACCTGCAACATTGAGTCTATGCTGAATATAAAATTCACTTTCTTGTAAAGTCAGTGGCAATAGATGGTAACGAGCGGTAATACGTTGAGCTAATTGACGTAATTGGTTTTCTTTGAGTTTTTGTTGTAACTCTGTTTGTCCAATTAAAATAACTTGTAATGGTTTTTTGTTGTTTGATTCTATATTAGTTAATAGCCTTAATTGCTCAAGAACAGCGAAGCTAAGATGTTGAGCTTCATCGATCAAAACGATCGCATTACGTCCATTTTCAAAATTGCCAATCATCCAACTACTGATTGCGTCAAATAAGGTTTTTAAGCTTGCTCTATCAACATCATAATCAATTTTTAATTGGTCACAAATAGTCGCTAACAATTCTACTTCTGTTTGAGCAGGATTTAGTATGTAGGCAATATCCGTATCATCAGAGATATCTTTTAAGAGTGCACGGCATACAGTGGTTTTACCTGTTCCCACTTCACCGGTTAATAAAACAAAACCACCGTTACCTATCAAGCCATACATTAAATGCGCTAATGCTTCTTTATGGCGATCACTTAAAAATAAGAAATCAGGATCTGGAGAGATCGAAAATGGCTGTTCTTTCAAAGAAAAAAATTCTTGGTACATTATAAACCTTAGACAAAATGTTGAGCCGTATTAATAACAATGGAAATAAATAACCGATAAATATTACTAACCATCATATTAGATCACATACTGATGACAATTATCATTAATGAAATAAACAAGCTTCTGCATATTTAGCTAGTTTCGGTATAATAACTAAATTATTCATTAAGGGGGGAAACAATGCGTGTATTTTTAGTCGGCGGCGCAGTTAGAGATCAACTATTAGGCCTAGAAGTCAAAGACCATGATTTTGTTGTCATTAATAGCACCCCAGAAGCAATGTTAGAAAAAGGTTTTACCCAAGTTGGTAAAGACTTTCCTGTCTTTCTTCACCCCAATACTGGTGAAGAGTATGCATTAGCCAGAACTGAACGTAAACAAGGTATCGGATATACTGGGTTTAGTTGTTACGCAGGGCAAGATGTCAGTTTAGAAGATGATTTAGCAAGGCGTGACCTCACTATTAATGCTATTGCCCAATCTGAAGACAAGCAGTTATTCGATCCTTATTTCGGACAACAAGATTTAGAAAAGAAAATATTGCGCCACATTAGTCCAGCATTCAGCGAAGACCCTCTAAGAGTATTAAGAGTTGCCCGTTTTGCGGCTCGATTCGCCAACCTTGGTTTTCATATCGCACCAGAAACACTCACTCTAATGAAAGAGATTTCGGCCAGTGGAGAATTACAAAGTTTAACCCCAGAACGTGTTTGGGTTGAAACTGAAAAAGCTTTACAAACAGATAGCCCGCAAGTTTATTTTCAAATACTGCGTGACTGTGGTGCATTAGCCGCTTTATTTCCTGAAATTGATAACTTATATGGCGTGCCTGCTCCGAAACGCTGGCATCCAGAAATTGATACTGGTATCCATACTTTAATGGTTGTAGAGCAAGCTTGTTTATTGTCAGACTCAGTTGCTTTTCGTTTCGCCTGCTTAGTGCATGATTTAGGAAAAGCTTTGACGCCAGAAAGTGAATGGCCGAGTCATAAAGGACATGGGTTTAAAGGTTTATCAGTGATTAAAAAATTCTGTAAGCGCCTTAAAGTGCCTAATGAGTACCGAGATCTCGCATTATTAGTGAGTGAGCACCACACTAATATTCACAGTGCTTTTGAGTTAAGAGCGAGCACGATGGTCGGTATCATGGATAAATGTGATGCATGGCGTAAACCACACCGCTTTCAACAAATGTTGCAATGCTGTGTAGCAGACTCTAAGGGACGAACTGGCTTTGAGTTGTTACCTTACCCAACGGCAGATTATATGTGGCAAGGATTTCAAGCTGCTTTAAAAGTAGATATACAAGCCATCATAGCGCAAGGTTTTCAAGGGGCTGACATCAGAAGTAAATTAAATGAACAACGTATTCAGTTAGTACAAATATTTAAAGACGTTCATAAACGCACGACTTAATTATAATTAATAAGCGTATTAGATAACGACTCATACTTGTTTCTATTATGAATATGAAGTTATTTATTTTTACTGTACTTATATTACTTAGCAGTGTCTGATAATAGAAATATACAAGGTGGCTATTGAAGCCACTTTGTCTATTTCAAATCCACTTAATTCCCGTTTTAACAAGCCAACTTAACTTGCTAAAACATAAAACAAAGCCGCCCCCAATAACAATCGATAAATAACAAACGGTAGCATACCGACTTTATTTAATAAGATTAAAAATACATGAATACATAAAATTGCACTGATAAATGAAACACCTGCACCTAAAAATAAAGATGGCCAATCAACATATTCATCTGATAAAACAAACTTTAATAAGTCATATCCCGATGCCATCGCAATAATTGGAATTGACATTAAAAAAGAAAAACGAGCAGCAGCATTACGCGTTAAACCAAGCATTAAGCCGGCAGTGATAGTGATTCCAGAGCGAGAGGTTCCAGGTATTAAAGCGAGTGCCTGTGCAAAACCTAAAATAATGGCACCTTTTAATCCTGTCTGATATTCAGTTTTTACTTGTGTTGCTTTTGCATCTGCCCACCAAAGTAACAAGCCAAACACAACAGTGGTTATTGCAATGACATAACCACTACGTAAATACACTTCAATATAATCTTTACCTAAAAAACCAATCGCTGCAGCAGGTATCGTTGACCATATAATCCACCATGCTAATTTACTATCTTGGCTGTGTTTTTTATTTTTTACTGAATCAACCCAGGCAACCGACATGTTACTGACTTCACGATAAAAATAGATCAGCACAGCCGATAAGGTGCCAATATTCAACATTAAATCAAAGGCTAACCCCTGATCTTGCCAGCCTAATAATACTGACGGCAAAATTAAATGTGCTGAACTGGAAATGGGCAAAAACTCAGTTAACCCTTGAATCAAGGCTAATACTACAACTTCTAAAATACTCATTTTTATCTCATCTGCTTATGTGTCATTGCTTTATTAATTAAAAATAGGCAATGCTACTTTCCATAGTTTTTGTTTGCCCGCTGGGTATTTCGACCATAAATTCTGGTAACTGACACCTAAAATGGGATGTATTAATGTTGGCGCTAATTCAGCTAAGGGTTGAAGTACAAAAGCATTTTTGATGATTTCTGCACGCGGAAGATCTAACGTATACTCTATCTCTTGATCGTATAATAATAAATCTAAATCCAACGTTCTTGGGGCAAATTTAATGGCTTTTTCAGGCCTTCCTAGCTGCACTTCTATCTTCTTTAATTTTTGTATAACCAGTGAGATTGATAACTCGCTATTTAGTTCCACTACTAAATTATAAAAAAGTCCTCCTTTAAACCCCACAGACTCACTTTCAAAAATACTGGATAACTTGAGCTCTCCGAAGGTATCTTTTAATAACAGTATCCCTTCTCGAATATTGTCCTGTCGATTGATACTAGAGCCGACACCAACAAAAATATGAGCCACTATTTTATTCCACGTTCAATTTGTACACCTAGGCTTTGCGCTTTAGCTAATGCACCAGGTTTATGCAGTGTTAGTTTTATCCATGTCACCGAAAATTCCTGCATGATCAATGCAGCAACACGTTCCGCCATGGTTTCAATTAGTTCAAATTGATTCTGCTGTGCAAACTGGTTTACGCGTTCAGAAACACTGAAATAATTCAAAGCAAGGTTAATATCATCACTATCGGCAGCTGGTTTATTATCAAATGCCATTTCTAGGTCAAAATACAATTTTTGTTGTATTCCTTTTTCCCAACCATAAACACCAATTGTACTAATTACTTCTAACTGTTTAATAAAAACAATATCCATTTTTAAATCCCATAGCGATGTCCATTTTGATACAACGGCGCTTTTTTTTGTGTCTATTAGCGAGTAAACTCGAGTGTTAAACTGAATATTATAATAAGTTAATAAAATATTTATCTATATATCTATTATAATTGCACCGCATTTTACCTTAATAGGATGAAATAAGTACCATGATTATACTGGCAACATTTATTTTTAGTATATCGGCTTACTTTTTAGGAGCCTTAAATGGCGCCATTTTATTATGTAAATTTAAAGGCTGGCCAGACCCAAGATTACATGGCTCAAAAAACCCAGGTGCTACCAATATATTACGAATGCATCACGCTCAAGCAGCCAGTTTAGTACTTCTCTTTGACTTATTAAAAGGGACTTTACCTGTTTATTTAGCTTATTTTGCAGGTATTCCACCGATTGCTATTGGTATTATTGGTATCGCAACTTGCTTAGGCCATATCTTCCCTCCTTATTTTGACTTCAAAGGCGGAAAAGCGGTCGCAACAGGATTAGGGACGTTGTTACCTTTAGGAATGGATATGACAGGGTTAGTTGTTATTACCTGGTTATTAACCGTTGCGATCAGTGGTTATGCTTCATTGGCTGCAATTATTACTGCTATTGCCGCACCGGTTTTTGTACACTACATAAAGCCTGAGTTCACTTTGCCTGTTTTGATGCTCTCATGTTTAATCATTCTGAGGCATATTAGTAATATTCGTCGTTTATTAACCGGTAAAGAAAAGAAAATAGTGAACTGGAAACAATAATATCCATAAAGAGATTGGTAGTTAAAGGCAATCTCGTTATAATTGAAAAAATCACAACAAATACACAATAATTACCAGGATTGGTAAAAATATTGGCTTTTTATTAACACTTACAGGAGTTCATGTGACCCTTATTAAACGTCTCAGCCTATTTATCACTCTTTCAATGAGCTTGTTCAGCGTATCGAGCTTTGCACAAGATTTCTCTGATGAAGCGATTGCAAGTCGTATCGCTCCTATCAGTGATGTATATATAAATGGTGAAATAGTCACTGCTAATACCACTAGTGCATCAGATGAGCCTGCAGAACCGCGTTCTGGTGAGCAAGTTTACGGTACATTTTGTATCGCTTGTCATGGTACAGGTGCCGCTGGTGCTCCAATCAAAGGAGATGCTGCAGCGTGGGGGCCTCGTATAGCACAAGGTGAAGAAACGTTAATTAAACATGCTCTTTCAGGCTTTAATGCAATGCCTGCAAAAGGAACTTGTAGCAACTGTAGCGACGACGAAATTATTGCAACAGTTAAGTTTTTGATCCAAGGTTTATAATAAGCGTTAAAATCTTTATTATTAAGCTTGTGTATGAGTAAAAATTAAAAAAGACAAATTTAGATTTGTCTTTTTTTGTATCTATTTTCGATAAGAGGACAAGTATTATGCGTTTATTACACACAATGTTACGTGTGACTGATTTACAAAAGTCATTAGATTTTTACCAAAATGTACTGGATATGAAATTATTACGCCAGTCAGAAAATGCTGAGTATAAGTATACACTTGCTTTTTTAGGTTACGGTGATGAGCTTGACACAACAGTTATCGAATTAACTTATAACTGGGGTACAGACGCTTACGAATTAGGTAATGCTTATGGTCATATTGCCATTGAAACTGATGATATTTACCAAACTTGCGAAAAAATAAAAAGTTTGGGTGGCGTTATCACGCGTGAACCAGGACCAGTAAAAGGCGGTACCACTGTGATTGCATTTGTAAAAGATCCGGATGGTTACATGATTGAATTAATTAATAAAAAAGATGCAGGTAAAGGTTTAGGCGAAAGCTAATTATTAGACTCATTACTTAGCGTGATGAGTCAGTATCGAATAGAAAATGGCATATTAAGATTAAATAAAAAAGGCTGATTCGATATCAGCCTTT
Coding sequences:
- the folK gene encoding 2-amino-4-hydroxy-6-hydroxymethyldihydropteridine diphosphokinase codes for the protein MAHIFVGVGSSINRQDNIREGILLLKDTFGELKLSSIFESESVGFKGGLFYNLVVELNSELSISLVIQKLKKIEVQLGRPEKAIKFAPRTLDLDLLLYDQEIEYTLDLPRAEIIKNAFVLQPLAELAPTLIHPILGVSYQNLWSKYPAGKQKLWKVALPIFN
- a CDS encoding c-type cytochrome, with protein sequence MTLIKRLSLFITLSMSLFSVSSFAQDFSDEAIASRIAPISDVYINGEIVTANTTSASDEPAEPRSGEQVYGTFCIACHGTGAAGAPIKGDAAAWGPRIAQGEETLIKHALSGFNAMPAKGTCSNCSDDEIIATVKFLIQGL
- a CDS encoding general secretion pathway protein GspB, whose translation is MSTILKALEKNKEQNQPVVVDKSTDTIWKSMMVAALLVIVILLTIVVFLLFKPTVEAVKPIPYIPSVAELIHAIPEKQNPRYDSLVSEIDFNTEPLPIVSQKTEMKWTPAVKANVNTAKNSVAKNAESDQLIIDGSVPKRTISSKQNTHHISLDDVPDDLQQRFALAVEEESNATFTEYVDKNEELLTSDIASMPARFQYRVPVMRYDSHVYSTEAKDRWIRINGVDLRVGESLGEIELVDILPHQSIFRLGKQSFTLESLQDWKG
- a CDS encoding AAA family ATPase, whose protein sequence is MYQEFFSLKEQPFSISPDPDFLFLSDRHKEALAHLMYGLIGNGGFVLLTGEVGTGKTTVCRALLKDISDDTDIAYILNPAQTEVELLATICDQLKIDYDVDRASLKTLFDAISSWMIGNFENGRNAIVLIDEAQHLSFAVLEQLRLLTNIESNNKKPLQVILIGQTELQQKLKENQLRQLAQRITARYHLLPLTLQESEFYIQHRLNVAGATTPIFETKLLKRIFKYSRGVPRLINLICDRSMLCAYSQNSPKVTAKMIDLAVKEIDLSLNDKNEGRSFKQGWRILLLVILTAFTAIQAPKIFHNFNQPRESIETISEFNLSHTVPVQSRAVSTSFNNLSWFDNYPELDLSNGEFSNALKTLYAIWGYEVSLDQASCAEGDTASLQCYSENTSLQKLEQLNYPAVIELVSDEDSVYAVLYKVNKEYELLIGKQKIEVNRSWLTEYWTGELTLLWQVPFDITKPLKFGEKGDRVLWLSKQLNRVYGVSENPKSRFDWKLKNTVIEFQNNNNLVADGIVGRQTLMPLVQQLDTTIPSLL
- the gloA gene encoding lactoylglutathione lyase, which translates into the protein MRLLHTMLRVTDLQKSLDFYQNVLDMKLLRQSENAEYKYTLAFLGYGDELDTTVIELTYNWGTDAYELGNAYGHIAIETDDIYQTCEKIKSLGGVITREPGPVKGGTTVIAFVKDPDGYMIELINKKDAGKGLGES
- a CDS encoding multifunctional CCA addition/repair protein → MRVFLVGGAVRDQLLGLEVKDHDFVVINSTPEAMLEKGFTQVGKDFPVFLHPNTGEEYALARTERKQGIGYTGFSCYAGQDVSLEDDLARRDLTINAIAQSEDKQLFDPYFGQQDLEKKILRHISPAFSEDPLRVLRVARFAARFANLGFHIAPETLTLMKEISASGELQSLTPERVWVETEKALQTDSPQVYFQILRDCGALAALFPEIDNLYGVPAPKRWHPEIDTGIHTLMVVEQACLLSDSVAFRFACLVHDLGKALTPESEWPSHKGHGFKGLSVIKKFCKRLKVPNEYRDLALLVSEHHTNIHSAFELRASTMVGIMDKCDAWRKPHRFQQMLQCCVADSKGRTGFELLPYPTADYMWQGFQAALKVDIQAIIAQGFQGADIRSKLNEQRIQLVQIFKDVHKRTT
- the plsY gene encoding glycerol-3-phosphate 1-O-acyltransferase PlsY, producing MIILATFIFSISAYFLGALNGAILLCKFKGWPDPRLHGSKNPGATNILRMHHAQAASLVLLFDLLKGTLPVYLAYFAGIPPIAIGIIGIATCLGHIFPPYFDFKGGKAVATGLGTLLPLGMDMTGLVVITWLLTVAISGYASLAAIITAIAAPVFVHYIKPEFTLPVLMLSCLIILRHISNIRRLLTGKEKKIVNWKQ
- the folB gene encoding dihydroneopterin aldolase, whose product is MDIVFIKQLEVISTIGVYGWEKGIQQKLYFDLEMAFDNKPAADSDDINLALNYFSVSERVNQFAQQNQFELIETMAERVAALIMQEFSVTWIKLTLHKPGALAKAQSLGVQIERGIK
- a CDS encoding undecaprenyl-diphosphate phosphatase, whose product is MSILEVVVLALIQGLTEFLPISSSAHLILPSVLLGWQDQGLAFDLMLNIGTLSAVLIYFYREVSNMSVAWVDSVKNKKHSQDSKLAWWIIWSTIPAAAIGFLGKDYIEVYLRSGYVIAITTVVFGLLLWWADAKATQVKTEYQTGLKGAIILGFAQALALIPGTSRSGITITAGLMLGLTRNAAARFSFLMSIPIIAMASGYDLLKFVLSDEYVDWPSLFLGAGVSFISAILCIHVFLILLNKVGMLPFVIYRLLLGAALFYVLAS